The following are from one region of the Micromonas commoda chromosome 12, complete sequence genome:
- a CDS encoding predicted protein, translated as MPLIQITDAYNEPLDLWLSPNHEGQTRFVRESDIPKAVADADDTDDANLLERADDDDGADDESALCLPCEVEDEASVVRVPAPPPVGLVGLLKPIPTVLPHPDKDKELLKAVEDTRKFSSEAGVPTVFVTRPPRDVICRACRDVYRDPVIAHDGFTYCRQCAPKDFDSDDDEGIHHSTVDPDHDPTAALVEDHDAWEKVLAMQILCKNGLTFMDNAAGANRWVYNPEGCTQSITLEARAKHELDCGYRRARCSLPYGRRDNDSCPVTLYQFEREEHQRECPFRLVNCGIEGCAKRIQFNRRAQHTALCERKVFECANGCGWRGARNERAQHKNACELEVVTCGREDTEDPSLFCTHLAERRFMSPHANECEYRPTPCAHCKRKVSARHAAEHEKHCEERRVLCDDCGARVLERHLPEHREVHCGKGSFRCEFQKYGCAERGTRAELERHCADDAARHLRLVMLQLDAQHEKYAQWYREVDDVKETVAERVRADDEVVAAVNAEVRRVEDEGKAEIVTLRRGLADLRAYYEEEVGRLQAQMKRVAKDSDARVADLRAENAALRTALSDKMTKDEMNAFVADASAFRETLEHETARARDEMDRHRQRWERDVSRVHEDIKDVRAMCDERVKAVDAAVAKHEASDHLRVDAVEAELHEANKEFVDDLDELARRQRDLEQRWQETNEALRGPRKLKESVRDLQWAETRAPEVTRPAVSAGKSGSVRHFGMGTTRDEKGLARSRAQGAAALLFGKGSRMDPVRSGAMPQSLTTEQLVFGKSRRNATRPSPLKRCLSQATKKRNWCFVEECEHQGFTHSRHGDPYFLPATHYVVHSWHRNWGQLTEALERFTETRRLNPRETSFFIDVFSVNQNVPPHRELLPDALAFPSIPEDGPAGADPSSSSSTLDDDLTAEKFFKTTVDAATKTSLARCNYRVVVAPSSWSKPPAYRRLWCVFELALASAQREFGTAGDTAESVPSSPTSPRALVPADSAPPGFDLALVRSEEADLVRSFTATREGDVAFEWIGGIDAQTATATDKLDETLLREYAEKKFPGGYRLLDAAARDAAASALASACEHNLREAIDAEDVATECDMRAALGRLHAYRRRDADASAQFEAEAAKRLEAAERGGPNAPAADASARARCHVNLADSRRQAAAAAAAGGLDGSDARAALEDAAANYSTAVSLIPDTDPIACTALEGKLTTLREMQRLIPRMQDRDDDVLTECRIALGRAYFRHGRMQECSAVMASAVMVLDKKHGRDHPSTVAARDLATRLLGRAPIEDWVGEETGREVERLGGRLADVNV; from the exons ATGCCGCTCATACAGATCACCGACGCGTACAACGAACCGCTCGACCTGTGGCTCTCCCCGAACCACGAGGGTCAGACGCGGTTCGTGCGCGAGAGCGACATACCCAAggcggtcgccgacgccgacgacaccgacgacgcgaatcttctcgaacgcgccgatgacgacgacggggccgacgacgagtccgcgCTCTGCCTGCCGTgcgaggtggaggacgaggcgtcggtggttcgcgtccccgcgcctccccccgTCGGCCTCGTGGGATTGCTCAAGCCCATCCCCACCGTCCTGCCCCATCCCGACAAAGACAAGGAACTGCTCAAGGCGGTCGAGGACACGCGCAAGTTCTCGTCCGAggcgggggtgcccaccGTGTTCGTCACGCGTCCTCCGAGGGACGTGATATGCCGCGCCTGCAGGGACGTGTACAGGGACCCGGTCATCGCGCACGACGGCTTCACCTACTGCCGCCAGTGCGCGCCCAAAGACttcgactccgacgacgacgaaggcaTCCATCACTCCACCGTCGATCCCGACCACGACCCGACGGCTGCGCTCGTGGAGGACCACGACGCGTGGGAGAAGGTTCTCGCGATGCAGATCTTGTGTAAAAACGGCCTGACGTTCATGGacaacgcggcgggcgccaacCGCTGGGTGTACAATCCCGAGGGGTGCACACAGTCGATCACGCTCGAGGCTCGAGCCAAACACGAGCTCGACTGCGGAtaccgacgagcgcggtgctCCTTGCCCTACGGCAGACGCGACAACGACTCGTGCCCGGTGACGCTGTACCagttcgagcgcgaggagcaccAGCGCGAGTGCCCGTTCCGTTTAGTGAACTGCGGCATCGAGGGGTGCGCCAAGCGGATCCAGTTCAACCGCCGAGCGCAACACACGGCGCTCTGCGAACGCAAGGTGTTCGAGTGCGCCAACGGGTGCGGGTGGAGGGGCGCGCGAAACGAACGCGCTCAACACAAGAACGCGTGCGAGCTCGAGGTGGTGACGTGCGGCAGGGAGGACACCGAGGACCCTTCCCTGTTCTGCACGCACCTGGCGGAGAGACGATTCATGTCGCCGCACGCCAACGAGTGCGAGTAcaggccgacgccgtgcgcgcacTGCAAGCGAAAGGTGAGCGCGAGACACGCGGCGGAGCACGAGAAGCACTGCGAGGAACGCAGGGTGCTGTGCGACGActgcggcgcgagggtgctgGAGCGACACCTGCCGGAACACCGGGAGGTTCACTGCGGGAAGGGTTCGTTTCGTTGCGAGTTTCAAAAATACGGATGCGCGGAACGCGGGACGAGGGCGGAGTTGGAGAGGCActgcgccgacgacgcggcgcgtcaCCTGCGCTTGGTCATGCTCCAGCTCGACGCGCAGCACGAGAAGTACGCGCAATGGTAtcgcgaggtggacgacgtgAAAGAGACGGTCGCGGAGAGGGTACgagcggacgacgaggtggtcgccgccgtcaacgccGAGGTGCGGCGGGTAGAGGACGAGGGCAAGGCTGAGATCGTCACGCTGCGAAGGGGGCTCGCGGACCTCAGGGCGTAttacgaggaggaggttgggCGTCTGCAGGCGCAGATGAAGCGCGTGGCCAAGgacagcgacgcgagggtggcggaTTTACGCGCGGAGAACGCCGCGCTTCGAACCGCGCTGTCGGACAAGATGACGAAAGATGAGATGAACGCtttcgtcgcggacgcgtccgcgttcaGAGAAACGCTCGAGCACGAAACGGCTCGTGCCAGGGATGAGATGGACCGTCACAGGCAGCGGTGGGAGCGGGACGTGTCCAGGGTCCACGAGGACATCAAGGACGTCCGAGCGATgtgcgacgaacgcgtcaaGGCGGttgacgccgcggtggctaAACACGAGGCTTCGGACCACCTCAgagtcgacgcggtggaggcggagctGCACGAGGCCAACAAAGAGTTCgtggacgacctcgacgagctggCACGGCGGCAGAGGGACCTGGAGCAGCGCTGGCAGGAGACGAACGAGGCGTTGAGGGGTCCGAGGAAGTTAAAGGAGAGCGTGAGGGATTTGCAGTGGGCGgagacgagggcgccggagGTGACCCGaccggcggtgagcgcggggaAGAGCGGGAGCGTGCGGCACTTCGGCATGGGCACGACGAGGGACGAGAAGGGACTGGCGaggtcgcgcgcgcagggagcggcggcgctgctctTCGGCAAGGGATCCAGGATGGACCCG GTGCGATCTGGCGCGATGCCCCAGTCGCTCACCACCGAGCAGCTCGTCTTTGGCAAGAGCCGGCGcaacgcgacgaggccgagccCGCTGAAGCGGTGCCTGTCGCAGGCGACGAAGAAGCGCAACTGGTGCTTCGTGGAGGAGTGCGAGCATCAGGGGTTCACGCACTCGAGGCACGGAGACCCGTACTTCCTCCCCGCCACGCACTACGTCGTGCACTCGTGGCATCGCAACTGGGGCCAGCTCACCGAGGCTCTCGAGCGGTTCACCGAGACACGACGGTTGAACCCGAGGGAGACCAGCTTCTTCATCGACGTCTTCAGCGTCAACCAGAACGTCCCGCCACACAGGGAGCTGCTgccggacgcgctcgcgtttcCCTCCATCCCTGAGGACGgacccgcgggtgccgatCCGTCATCTTCATCGTCAACgttggacgacgacctcaCCGCGGAGAAGTTCTTCAAGACcacggtggacgccgccaccaagacgtcgctcgcgcggtgcaACTACCGCgtggtcgtcgcgccgtcgtcgtggtccaAGCCGCCGGCGTATCGACGGCTGTGGTGCGTCTTCGAACTCGCGCTGGCATCCGCGCAACGCGAAttcggcacagctggcgatACAGCCGAATCGGTCCCGAGCTCGCCCACGTCCCCTCGGGCGCTCGTGCCCGCGGATTCGGCCCCGCCCGGGTTCgatctcgcgctcgtgcggtCCGAGGAGGCAGACCTCGTCCGCTCGTTCACGGCCACGCGGGAAGGGGACGTCGCGTTCGAGTGGatcggcggcatcgacgcacaaaccgccacggcgacggacaaGCTCGACGAGACGCTCCTTCGCGAGTACGCGGAGAAGAAGTTTCCGGGTGGGTACCGGTTactggacgccgccgcgagggacgcggcggcgtccgcgctggcgtccgcgtgcgAGCATAACCTCcgcgaggcgatcgacgcggaagacgtcgcgacggagtGCGACATGCGAGCCGCGCTGGGAAGGCTGCACGCGTACAGGCGGAGAGACGCTGACGCTTCGGCGCAGttcgaggctgaggcggcgaAAAGAttggaggcggcggaacGGGGCGgaccgaacgcgcccgccgcggacgcgtcggcgcgcgcgcggtgccaCGTGAACCTCGCGGACTCGCGGaggcaggcggcggcggcggcggcggcgggcgggctGGACGGTTcggacgcgcgggccgcgctcgaggacgcggcggcaaACTACTCGACGGCGGTTTCGCTCATCCCCGATACGGACCCCATCGCGTGTACCGCGCTGGAGGGGAAGCTGACGACGCTGCGGGAGATGCAGAGGCTGATTCCGCGGATGCAGGATAGGGACGATGACGTGCTGACGGAGTGCAGGATCGCGCTCGGGCGGGCGTACTTTAGGCACGGGCGGATGCAGGAGTGTTCGGCGgtgatggcgtcggcggtgatggTCCTCGACAAGAAGCACGGGCGAGACCACCCCTCCACGGTGGCGGCTCGCGACCTGGCGACCCGGTTGCTCGGGCGGGCGCCCATCGAGGATTGGGTGGGGGAGGAGACGGGGCGGGAGGTGGAGAGGCTGGGCGGGAGGCTGGCTGACGTGAACGTGTAG
- a CDS encoding predicted protein translates to MSISSDEVNYLVYRYLQESGFTHAAYTFGYESYIQKTSIAGTDLPPGALISFIQKGLQYLELEANLNEDGTDVDGNFSMLNSSDLLSKPVEELKNIVKEKRKSGSDKDREQEKRVKREKPDAETANGGSTPMDDAEMDDADVGAEAIDDEDVTRLEGHKGEVFICAWSPATSQLASGSGDATARVWSVPAGPSGRRAQGSLKEPTVLVHSPVDGGDGDGDGDGDDDKERGFESKDRNKNSKDVTTLDWNGEGSMLATGSYDGSARIWDAEGNLVNTLSKHKGPIFSLKWNKKGDYLLSGSVDKTAIVWDAKTGEAKQQFDFHTAPTLDVDWRNNVSFATSSMDHMIYVCKLGESKPIKAFKGHTDEVNAIKWDPTGTLLASCSDDYSAKIWSLKQDECVHELKEHTKEIYTIKWSPTGPGTNNPDMPLILASASYDATIKLWDAEEGKCVHTLRRHTEPVYSVAFSPDGKYLASGSFDNRLLIWDVRKGELVKTYKGDGGIFEVCWNKDGTKVAAAYSNNRVTVLDFKP, encoded by the exons ATGTCAATCTCCTCCGACGAGGTCAATTACCTCGTCTACCGCTACCTCCAGGAGAGCGGCTTCACCCACGCGGCGTACACCTTCGGCTACGAGTCCTACATCCAGAAgacgtccatcgcgggtACCGACctcccgccgggcgcgctcATCTCGTTCATCCAGAAGGGACTCCAgtacctcgagctcgaggccaaTCTCAACGAG GATGgcaccgacgtcgacggaaACTTCAGCATGCTGAACTCCTCCGACCTCCTGTCCAagcccgtcgaggagctcaagaacATCGTCAAGGAGAAGCGGAAGAGCGGCTCCGACAAGGACCGGGAGCAGGAGAAGCGCGTCAAGCGGGAGAAGCCGGATGCCGAGACGGCCAACGGCGGGTCGACCCCGATGGATGACGCcgagatggacgacgcggacgtcggcgccgaggcgatcgacgacgaggacgtgaCCCGCCTGGAGGGCCACAAGGGCGAGGTGTTCATCTGCGCGTGGtctcccgcgacgtcgcaGCTGGCGAGCGggtccggcgacgccacgGCGAGGGTGTGGTCGGTACCCGCGGGaccgtcggggcggcgggcgcagGGATCGCTGAAGGAGCCGACGGTGCTCGTGCACTCGCCCGTCGACGGAGgagacggggacggcgacggcgacggcgacgacgataaGGAGCGCGGGTTCGAGTCCAAGGACAGGAACAAGAACAGCAAGGACGTCACCACCCTCGACTGGAACGGCGAAGGGTCCATGCTCGCGACGGGTTCTTACGACGGCTCGGCGCGAATCTGGGACGCCGAGGGTAACCTCGTCAACACGCTCTCGAAGCACAAGGGGCCGATCTTCTCGCTCAAGTGGAACAAGAAGGGCGATTACTTGCTGTCCGGGTCCGTGGACAAGACGGCGATCGTGTGGGACGCCAAGACGGGCGAGGCGAAGCAGCAGTTTGACTTTCACACGGCGCCCACGCTGGACGTGGATTGGCGAAACAACGTgtcgttcgcgacgtcgtccatgGACCACATGATCTACGTGTGCAAGCTCGGCGAGTCTAAACCCATCAAGGCGTTCAAGGGTCACACGGACGAGGTGAACGCGATCAAGTGGGATCCCACCGGCACActcctcgcgtcgtgctCGGACGATTACTCGGCTAAGATTTGGAGCCTGAAGCAGGACGAGTGCGTGcacgagctcaaggagcaCACCAAGGAGATCTACACCATCAAGTGGTCCCCGACCGGCCCGGGGACGAACAACCCGGACATGCCGCTGATattggcgtcggcgtcgtacgacgcgacgatcaaGCTGTGGGACGCCGAAGAGGGTAAATGCGTGCACACGCTCCGGAGGCACACCGAGCCGGTTTACTCGGTCGCGTTTTCACCCGACGGAAAGTACCTCGCCTCCGGGTCGTTCGACAACAGGCTGCTCATCTGGGACGTACGTAAGGGCGAGTTGGTGAAGACGTAcaagggcgacggggggatcTTCGAGGTTTGCTGGAACAAGGACGGCACGAAAGTTGCGGCGGCGTACAGCAACAACAGGGTCACCGTGCTCGACTTCAAGCCGTGA
- a CDS encoding predicted protein → MRAIGALGKGTKVAALADEMHVAFASQLLAAGAGGGGMQGRRGARRGAGDSMVEWAAYVAMHVEDGARRERLVRCTLHGRCADWCDDEGKTSFLRDVLGVPTPWLEEARREWFDYNWWEAD, encoded by the coding sequence atgcgcgcgatcggcgcgttGGGAAAAGGGACGAAGGtggccgccctcgccgacgagatgCACGTGGCGTTTGCGTCGcagctgctcgcggcgggcgcgggggggggcggcatgcaggggcggcggggcgcgagaaGAGGTGCGGGCGATTCCATGGTGGAGTGGGCCGCGTACGTCGCCATgcacgtcgaggacggcgcgaggcgggaaCGGCTGGTTCGGTGCACGCTGCACGGGCGGTGCGCGGACtggtgcgacgacgagggcaagACGTCGTTTCTGCGGGACGTCCTCGGTgtgccgacgccgtggctggaggaggcgagacGGGAGTGGTTCGACTACAACTGGTGGGAGGCGGACTGA
- a CDS encoding JmjC protein (Contains Pfam domain JmjC The JmjC domain belongs to the Cupin superfamily. JmjC-domain proteins may be protein hydroxylases that catalyse a novel histone modification.) — MAGERVIQWTAVPSFPNAIACEKKSVADITPDAFERDYVHRAIPCVLTDVTAEWPCRARWSLDFFAREHGDLEVSVDDGRKEKMRTTMREYIERFEEFARDAEASAARDPAGRPGVPVPYLRTWNFEDDAPELSEGFPHDSPYFRDFFQTLKPTWRPPFTWLFLGPRGSATRLHVDVWHTDAWLTMIRGSKKFVMFHPAHLPLIHDEATGTYVDLHAPDLAKFPRFRDATPIEFTLEEGETVYIPRKWPHYAVALDHGVSLTVNFASAANRRGVVDRCVAYANRRDACEHVLGRTLRASDNAMKFCVHGGEVNKNLAASILGVDADELDRRMRARRLERLRAEAEEAERAEEEEEEAAVEEAGESVAARAVPA; from the coding sequence ATGGCGGGCGAGCGGGTTATCCAATGGACGGCGGTCCCGTCCTTCCCGAACGCGATCGCGTGCGAGAAGAAGAGCGTCGCGGACATCACCCCGGACGCCTTCGAGCGCGACTACGTCCACAGGGCCATCCCGTGCGTCCTCacggacgtcaccgccgagtGGCCGTGTCGCGCCCGATGGTCGCTCGACTTCTTCGCGCGAGAGCACGGCGACTTGGAGGTTTCCGTGGACGACGGACGCAAAGAGAAGATGCGAACGACGATGCGGGAGTACATCGAGCGGTTCGAGGagttcgcgcgcgacgcggaggcatccgcggcgcgggatccCGCGGGAAGACCCGGCGTCCCGGTGCCGTACCTGCGAACGTGGAacttcgaggacgacgcTCCCGAGCTGAGCGAAGGATTCCCGCACGATTCGCCTTACTTTCGCGACTTTTTCCAGACGCTCAAGCCGACGTGGAGGCCGCCGTTCACCTGGCTGTTCCTCGGTCCGCGGGGCTCCGCCACGCGGCTGCACGTGGACGTCTGGCACACCGACGCCTGGCTCACCATGATCCGCGGATCCAAAAAGTTTGTCATGTTCCACCCGGCTCACCTGCCGCTGATACACGACGAGGCCACCGGGACGTACGTCGACCTCCACGCCCCGGACTTGGCCAAGTTCCCGCGCTTCCGCGACGCCACCCCCATCGAGTTCACGCTGGAGGAAGGGGAGACGGTTTACATCCCTCGAAAGTGGCCGCACTACGCCGTGGCGCTGGACCACGGAGTCAGTCTGACGGTCAacttcgcgtccgccgctAACCGCCGGGGCGTGGTGGACCGGTGCGTGGCGTACGCCAACAGGCGGGACGCGTGCGAGCACGTGCTGGGGCGAACGCTGCGGGCGAGCGATAACGCGATGAAGTTTTGCGTGCACGGCGGGGAGGTGAACAAGAACCTGGCGGCTTCAATCttgggcgtggacgcggacgagctgGACCGGCGGATGAGGGCGCGGCGTTTGGAGCGGTTGAGGgcggaggccgaggaggcggagagggccgaggaggaggaggaggaggcggcggtggaagaGGCGGGCGagtcggtggcggcgcgggctGTTCCCGCGTGA